Proteins from a single region of Macaca fascicularis isolate 582-1 chromosome 5, T2T-MFA8v1.1:
- the ARSJ gene encoding arylsulfatase J isoform X3 gives MVGKWHLGFYRKECMPTKRGFDTFFGSLLGSGDYYTHYKCDSPGMCGYDLYENDNAAWDYDNGIYSTQMYTQRVQQILASHNPTKPIFLYIAYQAVHSPLQAPGRYFEHYRSIININRRRYAAMLSCLDEAINNVTLALKTYGFYNNSIIIYSSDNGGQPTAGGSNWPLRGSKGTYWEGGIRAVGFVHSPLLKNKGTVCKELVHITDWYPTLISLAEGQIDEDIQLDGYDIWETISEGLRSPRVDILHNIDPIYTKAKNGSWAAGYGIWNTAIQSAIRVQHWKLLTGNPGYSDWVPPQSFSNLGPNRWHNERITLSTGKSVWLFNITADPYERVDLSNRYPGIVKKLLRRLSQFNKTAVPVRYPPKDPRSNPRLNGGVWGPWYKEETKKKKPNKNRAEKKQKKSKIKKKKQQKTVSGSTCHSGVTCG, from the coding sequence ATGGTCGGAAAATGGCACTTGGGTTTTTACAGAAAAGAATGCATGCCCACCAAAAGAGGATTTGATACCTTTTTTGGTTCCCTTTTGGGAAGTGGGGATTACTATACACACTACAAATGTGACAGTCCTGGGATGTGTGGCTATGACTTGTATGAAAACGACAATGCTGCCTGGGACTATGACAATGGCATATACTCCACACAGATGTACACTCAGAGAGTACAGCAAATCTTAGCTTCCCATAACCCCACAAagcctatatttttatatattgcctATCAAGCTGTTCATTCACCACTGCAAGCTCCTGGCAGGTATTTTGAACACTACCGATCCATTATCAACATAAACAGGAGGAGATATGCTGCCATGCTTTCCTGCTTAGATGAAGCAATCAACAACGTGACATTGGCTCTAAAGACTTATGGTTTCTATAACAACAGCATCATCATTTACTCTTCAGATAATGGTGGCCAGCCTACAGCAGGAGGGAGTAACTGGCCTCTCAGAGGTAGCAAAGGAACATATTGGGAAGGAGGGATCCGGGCTGTAGGCTTTGTGCATAGCCCACTTCTGAAAAACAAGGGAACAGTGTGTAAGGAACTTGTGCACATCACTGACTGGTACCCTACTCTGATTTCACTGGCTGAAGGACAGATTGATGAGGATATTCAACTAGATGGCTATGATATCTGGGAGACCATAAGTGAGGGTCTTCGCTCACCCCGAGTAGATATTTTGCATAACATTGACCCCATATACACCAAGGCAAAAAATGGCTCCTGGGCAGCAGGCTATGGGATCTGGAACACTGCAATCCAGTCAGCCATCAGAGTGCAGCACTGGAAATTGCTCACAGGAAATCCTGGCTACAGCGACTGGGTGCCCCCTCAGTCTTTCAGCAACCTGGGACCGAACCGGTGGCACAATGAACGGATTACCTTGTCAACTGGCAAAAGTGTATGGCTTTTCAACATCACAGCCGACCCATATGAGAGGGTGGACCTATCTAACAGGTATCCAGGAATCGTGAAGAAGCTCCTACGGAGGCTCTCACAGTTCAACAAAACTGCAGTGCCGGTCAGGTATCCCCCCAAAGACCCCAGAAGTAACCCTCGGCTCAATGGAGGGGTCTGGGGGCCATGGTATAAAGAGGAAACCaagaaaaagaagccaaacaAAAATCGGgctgagaaaaagcaaaagaaaagcaaaataaagaagaagaaacaacagaaaacagtctCAGGTTCAACTTGCCATTCAGGTGTTACTTGTGGATAA